CAATTTCGCCTCGGCCCACTTTCTGGTTTTTGCCAACGGCAAGCGCGAAGCGCTCCACGGCCATAATTATCAGGTCTCGGTCGCGGTCGAGGGGGATTTGGATCGCGCCGGCGTCGTGCTCGACTTCATCGCCTTCAAGCCGCTGGTCAAACAAATTTGCGACGAGCTGGACCACCGCACGCTCATCCAGCGCGATTCTTCCGCGCTGAAAATTCGCCGCGGCGACGGCCACGTCGTCGTGCTGTATCGGGACCAGCGCATCGTGCTCCCGCGGCGCGACGCGCTGCTGCTGCCGATCGCCAACACCAGCACCGAGCTGCTGGCGGA
The Candidatus Binatia bacterium DNA segment above includes these coding regions:
- a CDS encoding 6-carboxytetrahydropterin synthase; this translates as MPRRFIIEVEKDYFNFASAHFLVFANGKREALHGHNYQVSVAVEGDLDRAGVVLDFIAFKPLVKQICDELDHRTLIQRDSSALKIRRGDGHVVVLYRDQRIVLPRRDALLLPIANTSTELLA